In Tiliqua scincoides isolate rTilSci1 chromosome 1, rTilSci1.hap2, whole genome shotgun sequence, the following are encoded in one genomic region:
- the LOC136662722 gene encoding general transcription factor II-I repeat domain-containing protein 2B-like, which translates to MDIAFKIVNSVRGRSLQRRLFNLTLDEGAAEIILHTDVRWLSRHKFLQGFHDLLNEINFLKEREDDQAELEDEEWLCDLAFLADFTGELSDMNLELQGKNKCISKMMSTVSSHKSKFELMMTDLANNTFDHFPNMQDHLGQYPNFVFQNEKYVAEICSVIQEFENRFCDFQKIGTVVEYLSYPFKVDVDIKETAAALSKNYSLNKPSLENEILTLKNDIFLKTHAEQESFWKLVPRDKFLNLRRCSEAVHSCFGSTYLCESAFSHLKMTKSTQCSNMTDEHLQDSLRLALTQHSPNFKKLVDEMQAQTSH; encoded by the coding sequence atggacatcgctttcaaaattgtaaattcagttcgtggaagatcacttcaaagacggcttttcaatcttactcttgatgaaggggcagcggaaataattttgcacacagatgtaaggtggctaagtaggcacaaatttctgcaaggatttcatgatttgctgaatgaaataaattttttgaaggagagggaagatgaccaagcagagttggaagatgaggagtggttatgtgatctggcatttcttgctgactttacaggtgaactaagtgatatgaaccttgaactacaaggtaaaaacaaatgcattagcaagatgatgagtacagtttcatcccacaagagcaaatttgagctaatgatgactgaccttgcaaacaatacttttgatcattttcctaatatgcaggaccatctgggacaatatccaaattttgtttttcagaatgagaagtatgtggcagaaatctgttctgttatccaggaattcgaaaatagattctgtgacttccaaaaaattggaacagttgtggagtacttgtcatacccattcaaagtagatgtggacattaaagaaactgcagctgctctcagtaaaaattactcattgaacaagccatctcttgaaaacgaaatattaacccttaaaaatgacatttttctcaagacccatgctgagcaagaatcgttttggaagctagtgcctagagacaaatttctcaacttgagaagatgcagtgaagctgtacactcctgttttggttcaacttatttgtgtgaatctgcgttttcccatctgaaaatgacaaagagtacacaatgttccaacatgacagatgaacatctccaggattccctgagactggccctcacgcaacattcacccaacttcaaaaagctggtggatgaaatgcaggctcagacgtctcactaa